From Thermoanaerobaculia bacterium:
AGCACCGCCACGAGCCCGTTCCAGAGCGCGAACCCGTTTAAGAGGGGCGGAACCGAGACGAGCGGCACGGCCGTTTCCGCGTATGCGGGCTCGCGGTCTGCCACCCGTTGCCGGACCAAGTGCGTCAAAAGGAGGTTCCCGACGAGGAGGAGACCCGAGACGACGAGCAGGACGCCCCCCGCGATCATCACGCTCTCCCACGGCCTCCACCGCGCGACGATCCCCGGGTCGTACGGGGAGTACGCGGTGCGGCGGGGCATCCAGAGGAGCCCGAGGTAATGCCAGGGGACGGTCAGCGTGAGGATGCCGGCGAACCACGTCCAGAGCTGGACGTTCGCCATCCTCCGCGAGAAGAGGCGCCGCCCGGTCAGCTTCGGCCAGAGCGCGTAGGCGCTCGCGAAATACATGATCACGACCGTGCCGCCGAAGATCAGGTGGAAGTGCGCGGTGATCCACATCGTGTTGTGGACCATCGCGTCCATCGCGTAGGAGGCGTTGACGAGTCCCCCGAACCCTCCCGGAAGGAGCAGGATCGCCGCGAGGATCCCGCCGAGAACGACCGGCTCTCCCCAGGGCAGCGCGCGGATCCAGCCGAAGAGCCCGCGGCCTCCGCGGAGCCGCCCGGCGGTTTCGAGAGACGCGGCGACCGTGAACCCCGTCAGGAGCGTCGGGACGGCGACGAGGAAGGTCCCGAACGCGTGCATGAGCTTCCATCCGGCGGCCTGCTGCGGGTCGACGAAGATGTGGTGCAGGCCGATCGGAAGGGAGAACACGAGGAGCATCACGAAGACGACCCGCCCCATCTCGTCGGAGAAGAGGTATCCGCCCGCCGCCTTCGGGACG
This genomic window contains:
- a CDS encoding cbb3-type cytochrome c oxidase subunit I, coding for MSAAAAPGARRPAGLALANFWVGFGLFAIAAILGLYQLLERSGHLPASASAYYESTTLHGVVMAYVLTTFFIVGFGFFVTATALGRPLRAPRIAWAGFATMLFGTLVAAFSIVSGKATILYTFYPPQLAHWSFYAGAALLLVGSIPWIVITMLMTRDWKRENPGRPVPLAQFGMTACALLWAWTLVGVVAEVVFQLLPASLGLASTIDVGLARALFAWTLHPIVYFWLIPAYVTLYTIVPKAAGGYLFSDEMGRVVFVMLLVFSLPIGLHHIFVDPQQAAGWKLMHAFGTFLVAVPTLLTGFTVAASLETAGRLRGGRGLFGWIRALPWGEPVVLGGILAAILLLPGGFGGLVNASYAMDAMVHNTMWITAHFHLIFGGTVVIMYFASAYALWPKLTGRRLFSRRMANVQLWTWFAGILTLTVPWHYLGLLWMPRRTAYSPYDPGIVARWRPWESVMIAGGVLLVVSGLLLVGNLLLTHLVRQRVADREPAYAETAVPLVSVPPLLNGFALWNGLVAVLMLLAWAYPIGQFFFMNVHKSLPWGPK